The region AGGGGATCATAAACCACAGTTAATGTTTGTCGATACTCTAAGGGTTGGGAAATTCCCAACCCTTTAATGCCGGCTTGTCTAGCAGCCGGAGCAGGAACCGCCGCAAACGCCGTCGGTGTTCGAGGAGCAGCTGCAGCCGCCCGTTTCCCGGGACTGTTCCGCCGCCGGGGTGCCTTTTAAGCCTTCTTGTATTTTTAAGTTAACCTCATTGACAACCTCGTAAAAAATCGCCTGGGCGTTCAGGTAATCCTTTACCAGGGGATGGGCAGAGGCTTTTTTCTCTGCTTCCTCCAGGGTTTTCAAATTATCCTCGGTTAACCGGTGGCCCATCATTTGCATGCGCTGGTAAGCCTGCTGCAGTTGTTGAAAGTCTTTGACCAGGTTGCGGGCTTCTTGATCCTGGGCTACCGCCTGCTGGGCCGCTAAAACCCTTTGATATTCCTCGGTGGCGGATAATTTTTTACCCAGTTCCACCGCCATCTCATAAACCGACATGCCATCACCTCCATACTGTTAGTTTCTCCGGCATATTATAAAAATCCTACCTAAAGCAAGGAGTAAGACAAAAAATAAAAATGGCAGAAAATGAAAATGTCTAATTTAACTTTGATTTAACCGCCCCGGGCCGGCAAAGCCGCCAAAAGCTGCGGTTGTGGCCCCGGCAGGTCGGTTAGATGATCTTTACGGCTGCATTAATCAATGTTATATTTCTATAGTAAGTTGTCCCTGACGGGCGTAACAACGTCCCTGCATGTCGGCCGGCCGGCATCCCTTTGTCAAAAAAAAGTGACGATTTTAAGAAGGAAT is a window of Desulforamulus hydrothermalis Lam5 = DSM 18033 DNA encoding:
- a CDS encoding YlbF family regulator; the protein is MSVYEMAVELGKKLSATEEYQRVLAAQQAVAQDQEARNLVKDFQQLQQAYQRMQMMGHRLTEDNLKTLEEAEKKASAHPLVKDYLNAQAIFYEVVNEVNLKIQEGLKGTPAAEQSRETGGCSCSSNTDGVCGGSCSGC